The genomic segment GCTGGCCAAACCCGCAGGTGTGCTGCTGATCGACGAAGCCACCAGCGCGCTGGATACCGAGAACGAGGCGGCGATCACGCAGGCGATCAACGACGATCCTCAGCCACGCACGCGGGTCATCATCGCCCACCGGCTCGACGCCATCCGCCATGCCGATCAGGTCCTGTTCGTCGACGGCGGCACAGTTGTCGAGCAGGGCAGCATCGACGAACTCACCGCGCTCGGCGGGCGTTTCGCCGAGTTCTGGCACCAGCAGGAAGACAGCGCCGGCTGGCGGATCACCGCGGATCGAGCCGACCAGCACGTCGGGTGACTCGTTGATCGGCACCCTGAGTTAGATTGCGGGCGTGACCCGCCCAACCCCGGGCGCAGGCCGGTTCGCCCCCAGCCCGTCCGCCGACCTGCACATCGGAAACCTGCGCACCGCCGTGCTGGCGTGGTTGTTCGCGCGGTCGACGGGTCGTCGCTTTCTGATGCGGGTCGAAGACCTCGATGACCGCACGCACACCGATATCGCACAACGTCAGCTCGATGACCTGGCCGCGATCGGCATCACGTGGGACGAGGAGCCGACGTGGCAGTCCCAACAGCAGCAACGCTACGACGCGGTGATCGACGGGCTCGTCGCGCGTGGTCTGGTCTACGAATGCTATTGCAGCAGAAAAGATATCCTCAGCGCACCGCGTGCACCGCACGCGCCCGAAGGCGCCTACCCCGGGACCTGCCGTGAGCTGAGTGCCGACGAGCGGACCGCCAAGCGGGAAGCCGGGCGGCCACCCGCACTGCGGCTGCGCGCCGACACCGGCGAATACACCGTCACCGATCTCCTACACGGCCCCTACACCGGGGTGGTCGACGACTTCGTGCTCCGCCGTGGTGACGGTGTGCCCGCCTACAACTTGGCCGTCGTCGTCGACGATGCGCTCTCCGGCATCGATCAGGTGGTCCGGGGTGACGACCTGCTGGCATCCTCGCCGCGCCAGGCTTACCTGGCCGGGCTGCTCGGTTATCCGCAGCCGGTCTATGCCCATGTGCCGCTGGTCCTCAACGCCGAGGGCAAGCGGCTGGCCAAGCGTGACGGCGCGGTCACGCTGGACGAGCTCGGGGTGCCGCGGGCATTCGCGATGATCACCGAATCGCTGGGGTGGCCGGCACACGACATGGCGACACTGCTGCACCAGTTCGATCCGGCGCAACTGCCCCGCGAGCCGTGGATATATCAACCGGTTTGATCGCAACCCTTGGCGGGCATCTCCCACAGCATTACTGTCCGCCGAATGCGTCACCTAGCACGCGCCGCGCTGCTGACGATCGTGTTGATCGCCGCAGCGCTCCTCGGCGGCTGTGGATCAAGACCTGACGGCGGCGGCCCACTGGCCTCCGGTGTGCTTCGAGTCGGTACCGAGGGCACCTACGCGCCGTTCAGTTTCCAGGATCCCGCCACCGGACAGCTCGCCGGCTACGACGTCGACGTTGCCAATGCCGTGGGCCAGAAACTCGGCAAAAAGGTCGAGTTCGTCCAAACGCCATGGGATTCGATCTTCGCCGCGCTCGAAGCCAACCGGTTCGACGTGGTGGCCAACGAAGTCACCATCACCCCGGAGCGGCAGAGCAAGTACGACCTGTCCGAGCCTTATTCGGTCGGTGAAGGCGTCATCATCACCCGCTCGAACGACGATTCGATCAAGTCGCTCAACGATCTGCGGGGCAAGACCGTCGGAGCCAGCATCACCAGCAACTGGGCCCAGGTCTCGCGCGACGCCGGGGCGACGGTGGCGCCGGTGGAGGGCTTCACTCAGGCCATCACCCTGCTCAGCCAGGGCCGCGTGGACGCGGTCGTCAACGACAGCATCGCCTTTCACGCCTATGCGGCCGAGACCAACAATCAGTCGGTCAAGATCAGCGCCACGATCGGCGAAAAGAGCGAGCAGGGGTTTGCGGCTCGGAAGAACAGCGGCCTGCTGCCGGACCTGAATAGGGCGATCGACGAGCTGAAGGCGGATGGCACGCTCGCCGCGATCTCGCAGAAGTACCTGAAGGCCAACGCCACCGGAGAACCCGCGACCAATACGGCCGGCGCCGGGCACCGTTCGGTGTGGCAACTCATCGGCGAAAACCTCTGGCCGCTGGCCAAGGCTGCGATCACCGTGACCGTTCCGCTGACGATCATCAGCTTCGCCATCGGCCTGGTGATCGCACTCGTCGTCGCGCTCGGCCGGTTGTCGCGAGATGTGATCGTGTCGAACGTCGCGCGGTTCTACATTTCGGTCATCCGCGGCACACCGCTGCTGGTGCAGTTGTTCATCATCTTCTACGCGCTACCGCAGATCGGGATCAAACTCGATCCGTTCCTGGCCGCGGTGATCGCATTCAGCCTCAACGTCGGCGGCTATGCCGCGGAGATCATCCGGTCGGCCATCCAGAGCATCCCGATCGGGCAATGGGAAGCCGCCGAGACGATCGGTTACAACTACGCCGGTGCGCTGCGGCGAATCATCCTTCCGCAGGCTGCCCGGGTCGCGGTGCCCCCGCTGTCGAACACGTTGATCTCGCTGGTCAAAGACACGTCGCTGGCGTCGACGATCCTGGTGACCGAACTGCTGCGCACAGCGCAGGTGGCGGCCGCGCCGACGTTTGAATTCTTCGCGCTGTACGGAACCGCGGCCGCCTACTACTGGATCATCTGCCTGGTGCTCTCCTTCGGCCAGAGCCGCCTCGAACACCGACTGGAGAGGTACGTGGTGCGATGACAGACACCACCAGCGGCGAGCCCGAATACCGCGTCGTCGCCGACGGCGTCGAGAAGGCGTTCGGTGAGAACAAGGTGCTCAAGGGCGTCTCCTTCACAGTGGAGCGCGGTACGGCGACGGCGATCATCGGGCCGTCCGGCTCCGGCAAGACGACACTGCTGCGCACCCTCAATGCGCTCGACCGCGCCGACGCCGGCGTGATTCGAGTCGACGACGTCGAGATCGACTTCTCCACGCCGACAACCAAATCCGAGGTGCGCCGGTTTCAATCCCGCAGCGGCTTCGTGTTCCAGGGCCACAACTTGTTTCCGCACAAGACGGTGTTGCAGAACGTCATTGAAGGGCCGGTGTTCGTGCAGAAGCGGCCGAAGGAGGAAGTGATCACGGAGGCCATCGCACTCCTCGATCAGGTCGGGCTTGCCGACAAACGCGATCAATACCCGTACCAATTGTCCGGCGGGCAGCAGCAGCGGGTCGGCATCGCCCGAGCGCTGGCACTCAAGCCCAAACTGGTGTTGTTCGACGAGCCGACCTCGGCGCTGGATCCCGAACTGGTCGGCGAGGTGCTCTCGGTGATCAAGGATCTGGCCGTCGAGGGCTGGACGATGGTGATCGTCACTCACGAAATCCAATTCGCCAGACAGGTTTCCAACCAGGTGTTGTTCACCGATGGTGGCGTCATTCTGGAGCAGGGCCGCCCCGAGGACGTCATCGGCAACCCGAAAGAGGCGCGCACACGCCAGTTCCTGGAGCGGGTGCTCAATCCGCTGTAGGTTGACCGGCACTGTGCCACAGTGTCCAGATGCCGAACCAGAAGCAGGTCGACGCGGACGTCGTCATCGTCGGGGCCGGACTGTCCGGAATGATCGCCGCCCGCGCTGTGCTGGCGGCCGGACTGACGCCGGTGGTGCTGGAGGCCGACGAACGGGTCGGCGGTCGCATCCTCACCGAGGAGGTCATGCCGGGCCTGCCCGTCGAACTGGGCGCCCAGTGGATCGGTGACACGCACGAGCGGATGTTCGCCCTCGCCGACGAGCTCGGCGTCGAGACGTACCCGCAGTTCGAGGACGGCGAGACATCCTACGACCTCGTCGGTGCTGGAGTGTTGCGCGAGAACGAATTCCACGCGCGCTTCGGCGACGAGCTGGCCGAACTGGAGCGTGTGCTGCGCCGGTTGGACGAGATGGCCACCGAGGTGCCCGTCGATGCGCCCTGGCTGGCACCCCGTGCGGCCGAATGGGATTCCATCACCGCCGGCGCATGGTACGACGCCCAGGGACTGTCGCCGGTGGCCCGCACTCTGGTGGAGATCTGCACGGTCGGGATCCTGGCGGTGCCGACCGCAGAGGTGTCGTTCCTGCACCTGCTGTTCACCATCCAGACCTGCGGAGTGACGTCTGAGTTGTTCGCCGAGTCCGAAGGAGGCGCCCAAACCACCCGGTTTGTCGGCGGCACCAGCGAGATCCCGAACCGCCTCGCCGCGCTGATCGCCGATCACATCGTGCTGCGGGTGCCGGTCCAGCTGATCGAACATTCCCCGGGCGGTGTCAGCGTGCACTGCCGCGGTGGACTGGTCGCGCGTGGCCGCCGGGTCATCGTGGCCATCTCACCGACCCTCGCGGGACGGATCATGTACGACCCTCCGCTGTCCGGTGTGCGTGATCAGCTCACGCAGCGGCTGCCGAACGGGTCGGCCATGAAGGCGTTCTTCGTCTACGACGAACCCTTCTGGCGCACAGACGGATTCAATGGCCAGCTGATCTCCGACGTCGGCCCGGCCCGAATGTCCAACGACACCTGCATACCCGGCGACGACCACGGAGTGATCCTGATGTTCCTGGAGGGCGAGCAGGCCCGTACCTTCGGACGCTTGCCTGAGGAGGAGCGCCGCGCGGCGCTCACCGCCGAACTGGTGCGCCACTACGGCAGCAAGGCCGCCCATCCCGAGTTGTATGTCGACGGCGAATGGTCGGACCGGCAGTGGACCCGCGGCTGCTACAACGTCAACCTCGGGCCGCACGTGTGGACTGCGTACGGTCCCGCCCTGTCGGCGCCGATCGGCGTGATCCATTGGGCGTCAACCGATACCGCAACGTATTGGAGCGCCTACATGGAGGGCGCGGTCGACGCTGGTGAGCGAGCAGCAGCCGAGGTCATCGCGGCGCTGGCCGGCTAATTCAGACGGCGACGTCGAGGCGGGCCATGCCGCGCAACGTGACGTGCGGCTTGTAGGTCGGCTCGGACGCCAGCTGCGCATCCGGGAAGCGTTTGGTCACCGCGGACAACGCCACCGCGGCCTCCATCCGCGCCAGCGGTGCACCGAGGCAGAAGTGCGGCCCATGCCCGAAGGCCAGATGGCGGATCGGGCTGCGGGTGGGGTCGAACTCGTCGGGCCGTTCGGTGACCGCCGGATCGCGGTGGGCGGCGGCCAGCAGCACCATCATGATGTCCCCCTTGGGGATTCGGATGCCACCGATCTCCATGTCGGCACCGGCGACGCGGCTGGCCAATTGCACCGGCGGGTCGTAGCGCAGCGTTTCCTCGATGATGTTCGGCGCCAGTCCCGGGTCGGCGCTCAACGCGGTCCAGTGTTCGCGGTGCCGCAACATCGCCAGGATGCCGTTGGCGATCAGATTGACCGTCGTCTCGTGACCGGCGATCAGCAGCAGGTTGCAGGTCGCGACGATCTCCTCCTCGGTGAGCTGGTCACCGGATTCCTCCACCGCGATCAGTCCCGACATCAGATCGTCGCGCGGCTCGGCCCGCCGGCGCTCCAGCAGCTCACGCAAATACCCGCGCAGCCACATTCCCGCCTTCATGCGCTCTTCGAACCCCTGGGTCTCCCCCGTGAAGGTGACGAAGGGGTCCAGCCCCTGCGCCAGTATCGTTGAGGCCGCACCGAATTGGGCCTCGTCCTCGATCGGCACACCAAGCAGGCGGCAGATCACCGCCACCGGGAGCGGATGCGCCAACTGCTCGATGGCGTCGAATTCGCTTGTCTGCGCGGCCTTGTCGAGCAGGTCGTCGACCAACGACGTGATGTCGGGCTCCAACGACTTCACCACTCGCGGCGAGAAGGCCTTACTGACCAGCCTGCGCAACCGGGTGTGATCGGGCGGGTCGAGAAACAGGAAACCGGGCGTGCCGAACGGCCGGGGTTGTTCACCGGCCTCGATGGCCCGCTGCGCGGCGGTGGACTTCAGCCGGTCGCTGCACGAATCGGGATGCCGCAACACCTCGTCGCAGTCGGCGAAGCTGGACAGCACGTACAGCGTGGACTCGGGCACGTGCATCGGCCCGCCGTCGAGGATCTGCCGGTACACCGGGTAGGGGTTCGCCCGGTTGGCGGGGTCGAGCAGTTTCAGAAGCAGTTCTTGCGGCTCGGTGGCAGCAGTCATCTACCTATTGTGCACGCGTCGAATGCGGACCGTCCCCGCCGAGATCGACGAAATGCTGCGATTTACTCGCAGAAGTCCTGCCAAACATTGCTCCTATGTCAAGCGGCGAGCGGTTGGTGGGTGGTGTGGTGACGGGATTTCTCGTCGGCGTTGAGTCGGTTGAACACGGTGCGGCTGAGACGTCGTTTGAGGCACCGCAATGCTTCTGAAGAGGAGTCACCGCCGGCAAGTCGTTTTCGGTAATAGGCCTGTCCAGCGCTTGAGGTCATGCCGATCTGAGTGATGGCAATGCGGTGCAGGGCGGCGTTGAGTTGGCGGTTGCCGGACCTGTTGAGACGCATTCGACCAGCGGTGTTGCCTGACCAGGCAGGGATGGGCGCGCTGCCGTTGTGACGGGCGAAAGCGGCTTCGCTGGTGAATCGGCTGACGCCGGCGGATTCGCCGACCAGCTTGGCTGCGGTGAGCTCCCCGCAACCCGGCAGAGCCAGCAGGCTCGGCGCTACGGCTTGCACGGCGGCGCCGATCCGTTGGGTAAGGGCGTTGATCATGGCGGTGAGCCGAACGATGTCGGCCAACTCATCGGCAGCCACCTCGGCCAGCACTCCATCAAGGGCCGACAGCCAGTCCGCCAAACTCTTGTGGGTCTTGGCGCGATCCATTGATCTCTTCTTTGGGTTACGGGCGGGATCGAGCTCGTGAACCCGATTGAGGAACCGGTTGGTGATCGACGTGCGTTGCGCCACAAGGTCGTCCCGGCGATCGATCAACAGTTTCAACTCCCGTGACACCGTGTCATGGGTGGCCACAGGTAGATCAGGTTCACGCAATACCGCTCGTGCCACCGCTAGGGCGTCGATGGGGTCAGACTTGCCCCGATCCCGTCCGCCGGCACGCTGCAGGGCCATCAATTTTGGCGCTACCCGCACCACCTTCTGTCCGGCCGAGAGCAGATCACGTTCCAGGCGTGCGGACAGATTGCGGCAGTCCTCGATGCCCCACACCACGTCGCTACCGAACTTTTCCCGAGCCCACCGCACCGCAGCAGTGTGTCCGGGCGTCGTTGCCGGGACCGTTTTGCTGCCCAGTTCACGGCCGACGTCATCGACGGCGACGAAGGTGTGGGTGCGCTTGTGTACATCGGCTCCAATGACCACCATGGACAGTGCCTTCTTTCATCAAGAGGTGGATGAGCGAAGGTTGGGCCGGCCGGCTGGACACATCTCAGTGGGGGCGATGCCACGCTCCTATCAAGTCACGCCGGTCGGTCCTTCCCACCTGATGTCGGCAAAACATTTGAATGCCAACCCCACGCAGGTGGCAGTCGGTTTGTGAGCACACACACCAGGTGAGAAGAACCCAACCACCGCACAGCGGCGATTACGAAGATGACACTGAGTCGGTTTGGGCGAAAGACGGGTCGTCAGCTGCCGTAGTACTGACCGAGGACATGGTCGCGTAGTTCGTCGAACTCGTTCGCCACGATCGCGGCGCGGATCTGGTCGACCAGTCGGATGATGAACCGCTCGTTGTGGATCGTGCACAGCGTGGCGGACAGGATTTCCTTCGCCTTGAACAGATGGTGCAGGTACGCGCGGGTGTAGTTGGCGCAGGTGTAGCAGTCGCAGTCGGCGTCGATCGGGGTGAAATCCCGCCGGTAGCGCGCCCCGGTGATGTTGAACCGGCCGGTCGGCGAGTACACCGCGGCATTGCGTGCCACCCGCGACGGCGATACGCAATCGAAGGTGTCGGCGCCCGCGGCGATCGCCGCGAACAGGTCGTCGGGTTCGCTGATCCCGAGCAGGTGGCGCGGCTTGTCGTCGGGCAACTCGTCGACACACCAGCCGACGATCGTGGCGAGGTTCTGCTTCTCCAGCGCTCCGCCGATGCCGTAGCCGTCGAAACCCCGCCCCTCGGTGTCGACGATGCCCGCCAGATCCCGCGACGCCTGGCGGCGCAGGTCCTCGTACTGCGCGCCCTGC from the Mycolicibacterium crocinum genome contains:
- a CDS encoding amino acid ABC transporter ATP-binding protein, with the protein product MTDTTSGEPEYRVVADGVEKAFGENKVLKGVSFTVERGTATAIIGPSGSGKTTLLRTLNALDRADAGVIRVDDVEIDFSTPTTKSEVRRFQSRSGFVFQGHNLFPHKTVLQNVIEGPVFVQKRPKEEVITEAIALLDQVGLADKRDQYPYQLSGGQQQRVGIARALALKPKLVLFDEPTSALDPELVGEVLSVIKDLAVEGWTMVIVTHEIQFARQVSNQVLFTDGGVILEQGRPEDVIGNPKEARTRQFLERVLNPL
- the gluQRS gene encoding tRNA glutamyl-Q(34) synthetase GluQRS produces the protein MTRPTPGAGRFAPSPSADLHIGNLRTAVLAWLFARSTGRRFLMRVEDLDDRTHTDIAQRQLDDLAAIGITWDEEPTWQSQQQQRYDAVIDGLVARGLVYECYCSRKDILSAPRAPHAPEGAYPGTCRELSADERTAKREAGRPPALRLRADTGEYTVTDLLHGPYTGVVDDFVLRRGDGVPAYNLAVVVDDALSGIDQVVRGDDLLASSPRQAYLAGLLGYPQPVYAHVPLVLNAEGKRLAKRDGAVTLDELGVPRAFAMITESLGWPAHDMATLLHQFDPAQLPREPWIYQPV
- a CDS encoding cytochrome P450; the encoded protein is MTAATEPQELLLKLLDPANRANPYPVYRQILDGGPMHVPESTLYVLSSFADCDEVLRHPDSCSDRLKSTAAQRAIEAGEQPRPFGTPGFLFLDPPDHTRLRRLVSKAFSPRVVKSLEPDITSLVDDLLDKAAQTSEFDAIEQLAHPLPVAVICRLLGVPIEDEAQFGAASTILAQGLDPFVTFTGETQGFEERMKAGMWLRGYLRELLERRRAEPRDDLMSGLIAVEESGDQLTEEEIVATCNLLLIAGHETTVNLIANGILAMLRHREHWTALSADPGLAPNIIEETLRYDPPVQLASRVAGADMEIGGIRIPKGDIMMVLLAAAHRDPAVTERPDEFDPTRSPIRHLAFGHGPHFCLGAPLARMEAAVALSAVTKRFPDAQLASEPTYKPHVTLRGMARLDVAV
- a CDS encoding IS110 family transposase, which produces MVVIGADVHKRTHTFVAVDDVGRELGSKTVPATTPGHTAAVRWAREKFGSDVVWGIEDCRNLSARLERDLLSAGQKVVRVAPKLMALQRAGGRDRGKSDPIDALAVARAVLREPDLPVATHDTVSRELKLLIDRRDDLVAQRTSITNRFLNRVHELDPARNPKKRSMDRAKTHKSLADWLSALDGVLAEVAADELADIVRLTAMINALTQRIGAAVQAVAPSLLALPGCGELTAAKLVGESAGVSRFTSEAAFARHNGSAPIPAWSGNTAGRMRLNRSGNRQLNAALHRIAITQIGMTSSAGQAYYRKRLAGGDSSSEALRCLKRRLSRTVFNRLNADEKSRHHTTHQPLAA
- a CDS encoding ABC transporter substrate-binding protein/permease, with product MRHLARAALLTIVLIAAALLGGCGSRPDGGGPLASGVLRVGTEGTYAPFSFQDPATGQLAGYDVDVANAVGQKLGKKVEFVQTPWDSIFAALEANRFDVVANEVTITPERQSKYDLSEPYSVGEGVIITRSNDDSIKSLNDLRGKTVGASITSNWAQVSRDAGATVAPVEGFTQAITLLSQGRVDAVVNDSIAFHAYAAETNNQSVKISATIGEKSEQGFAARKNSGLLPDLNRAIDELKADGTLAAISQKYLKANATGEPATNTAGAGHRSVWQLIGENLWPLAKAAITVTVPLTIISFAIGLVIALVVALGRLSRDVIVSNVARFYISVIRGTPLLVQLFIIFYALPQIGIKLDPFLAAVIAFSLNVGGYAAEIIRSAIQSIPIGQWEAAETIGYNYAGALRRIILPQAARVAVPPLSNTLISLVKDTSLASTILVTELLRTAQVAAAPTFEFFALYGTAAAYYWIICLVLSFGQSRLEHRLERYVVR
- a CDS encoding flavin monoamine oxidase family protein, which codes for MPNQKQVDADVVIVGAGLSGMIAARAVLAAGLTPVVLEADERVGGRILTEEVMPGLPVELGAQWIGDTHERMFALADELGVETYPQFEDGETSYDLVGAGVLRENEFHARFGDELAELERVLRRLDEMATEVPVDAPWLAPRAAEWDSITAGAWYDAQGLSPVARTLVEICTVGILAVPTAEVSFLHLLFTIQTCGVTSELFAESEGGAQTTRFVGGTSEIPNRLAALIADHIVLRVPVQLIEHSPGGVSVHCRGGLVARGRRVIVAISPTLAGRIMYDPPLSGVRDQLTQRLPNGSAMKAFFVYDEPFWRTDGFNGQLISDVGPARMSNDTCIPGDDHGVILMFLEGEQARTFGRLPEEERRAALTAELVRHYGSKAAHPELYVDGEWSDRQWTRGCYNVNLGPHVWTAYGPALSAPIGVIHWASTDTATYWSAYMEGAVDAGERAAAEVIAALAG